A genomic window from Arthrobacter sp. FW305-BF8 includes:
- a CDS encoding UDP-glucose dehydrogenase family protein: protein MINFPTRGPGGLSLSVLGTGYLGATHAVCMALLGRRVVGIDVDSDKIRLLSAGELPFYEPGLKKLLRRMLETGRLSFTTDFAAARGADIHFLCVGTPQEPDSPAADLHFVYAAVAGLAPYLDRECLVAGKSTVPIGTAERLTSFLQQNAPAGAGVELAWNPEFLREGHAVEDTLHPDRLVFGVASEQARALLAACYAPVIRGGTPVVVTDLATAELVKAAANSFLATKISYINAMAEICEATGADVSQLATALSYDSRIGGRFLKPGLGFGGGCLPKDIRAFTHRARELGVGQAVGFLQEVDAINQRRRQRTVDLITEMACGDLSGVRVTVLGAAFKPDSDDVRDAPALDVARMLHQAGAKVTVFDPKAMDNARRSYPDLAYAETLEAAVTGAEIVALLTEWDLFRRADPAALGALVQLRNIVDGRHALDAEAYRAAGWDYRALGAPSRLPVRGSQGQVLVGQVAQEA, encoded by the coding sequence ATGATCAATTTCCCAACACGGGGCCCGGGCGGACTTTCCCTTTCCGTCCTGGGGACGGGCTATCTTGGCGCAACGCATGCCGTCTGCATGGCCTTGCTGGGGCGCCGGGTGGTAGGGATCGACGTCGACAGCGACAAGATCCGTCTACTGTCGGCCGGAGAGCTGCCGTTCTACGAGCCGGGACTGAAAAAACTGCTGCGCCGGATGCTGGAGACCGGCAGGCTGAGCTTCACCACGGACTTCGCGGCAGCGAGGGGCGCTGATATCCATTTCCTCTGCGTCGGCACGCCGCAGGAGCCCGATTCGCCGGCCGCTGATCTCCATTTTGTATATGCCGCCGTTGCCGGGCTCGCACCGTACCTCGACCGGGAGTGCCTCGTCGCCGGCAAGTCCACGGTCCCGATCGGCACTGCGGAACGCCTCACCTCGTTCCTGCAGCAAAACGCTCCGGCCGGCGCGGGTGTTGAACTCGCCTGGAACCCGGAGTTCCTGCGGGAGGGGCACGCGGTAGAGGACACGCTGCATCCGGACCGGCTGGTTTTCGGCGTGGCCTCCGAGCAGGCCCGCGCGCTCCTCGCCGCCTGCTACGCGCCGGTCATCCGGGGCGGCACTCCGGTGGTGGTGACGGATCTAGCCACCGCCGAACTGGTGAAGGCCGCGGCGAATTCCTTCCTGGCCACCAAGATCTCCTACATTAACGCGATGGCCGAGATCTGCGAAGCCACCGGTGCCGACGTCAGCCAGCTCGCTACAGCCCTCTCCTATGACAGCCGCATTGGCGGCCGGTTCCTCAAACCCGGCCTCGGCTTTGGCGGGGGCTGCCTGCCCAAAGACATCCGGGCGTTCACGCACCGGGCCAGGGAACTCGGCGTCGGGCAGGCTGTGGGGTTCCTCCAGGAAGTGGACGCCATTAACCAACGGCGCCGCCAGCGCACCGTGGATCTCATCACCGAAATGGCGTGCGGGGACCTGTCCGGGGTCCGCGTCACCGTCCTGGGCGCCGCGTTCAAACCGGATTCGGACGACGTACGGGATGCCCCGGCGCTGGACGTTGCCCGCATGCTGCACCAAGCCGGGGCGAAGGTCACCGTGTTTGACCCCAAGGCCATGGACAACGCGCGGCGCAGCTACCCGGACCTGGCCTATGCCGAGACCCTCGAGGCCGCCGTGACCGGGGCGGAGATCGTGGCGCTCCTGACCGAATGGGACCTGTTCCGCCGCGCCGATCCGGCCGCGCTCGGCGCTCTGGTGCAGCTGCGGAACATCGTGGACGGCCGGCACGCGCTGGACGCCGAAGCGTACCGCGCCGCCGGCTGGGACTACCGCGCACTCGGCGCCCCCAGCCGGCTGCCGGTGCGTGGTTCACAGGGGCAGGTACTGGTTGGGCAGGTGGCGCAAGAGGCGTAG
- a CDS encoding ArsR/SmtB family transcription factor, giving the protein MPTDIFGALANPARRTILDELRNGPRTAGDLTGLLEQSRSAASEHLAVLREAGLIREERRGRHRVYHLQAAGLAEVGGWLKRYEHYWNQRFDALGNLLDELSEEENP; this is encoded by the coding sequence GTGCCTACCGACATCTTCGGCGCCCTGGCCAACCCGGCACGGCGCACCATTCTGGACGAGCTCCGCAACGGGCCGCGGACGGCGGGCGACCTCACGGGGCTGCTCGAGCAGAGCCGCTCCGCAGCATCGGAGCACCTCGCCGTGCTCCGCGAGGCCGGGCTCATCCGGGAAGAGCGGCGAGGACGGCACCGGGTGTATCACCTTCAGGCCGCCGGCCTGGCCGAGGTGGGCGGTTGGCTGAAGCGTTACGAGCACTACTGGAACCAGCGCTTCGATGCGCTGGGCAACCTACTGGACGAACTATCGGAAGAAGAGAACCCATGA
- a CDS encoding SRPBCC family protein has product MTDNTIRLTRHFPHAPEAVWKALTTPELLARWWASGDIAPVAGHRFTLDMGAWGAQQCEVLSVDPDTSISFLFAEGGLDTTVTWTLEAVEDGTVLHLEHAGFQLDTPMGQQAFEGMGNGWPGVLSRIDGVLIDAARA; this is encoded by the coding sequence ATGACCGACAACACGATCCGCCTCACCCGCCACTTCCCGCACGCGCCGGAGGCAGTCTGGAAGGCACTCACCACGCCGGAACTGCTCGCGCGCTGGTGGGCGAGTGGCGACATTGCTCCCGTCGCCGGGCACCGGTTCACCTTGGACATGGGCGCCTGGGGCGCCCAGCAGTGCGAAGTCCTCAGCGTCGACCCCGACACCTCCATCAGCTTCCTCTTCGCCGAAGGCGGCCTGGACACCACCGTCACCTGGACTCTTGAGGCCGTGGAAGACGGAACCGTACTGCATCTCGAGCACGCAGGCTTCCAACTGGATACCCCGATGGGCCAGCAGGCCTTCGAGGGCATGGGCAACGGCTGGCCCGGCGTACTGTCCCGGATCGACGGCGTCCTCATCGACGCAGCGCGGGCGTAA
- a CDS encoding hydroxypyruvate isomerase family protein — protein sequence MTYTVNCSILLTELPLLERPAAAKAAGFDAVEFWWPFESSVPSDAETTAFERAITDAGVQLSGLNFNAGNMPGGDRGLVSWKGRCSEFKDNIDVVAGIGERLGCTAFNALYGNRQEEFSPEEQDELAAKNLAAAAEGVARIGGTVLLEPVSGAPRYPLLKAQDALDVIARVKAESGAQNIKLLADFYHLAVNGDDVAAVIENHAKDFGHIQIADNPGRGAPGTGELPLGEWIARSRELGYDGYIGLEYKEPQESAFSWAIREHAAS from the coding sequence ATGACGTACACAGTGAACTGCTCCATCCTCCTGACGGAGCTGCCCCTGCTCGAGCGCCCCGCGGCCGCGAAGGCGGCCGGATTTGACGCCGTCGAATTCTGGTGGCCCTTTGAGAGCTCTGTCCCTTCCGACGCCGAGACCACGGCTTTCGAGCGCGCCATCACCGACGCCGGCGTCCAGCTCTCCGGCCTGAACTTCAACGCCGGCAACATGCCCGGCGGCGACCGTGGCCTGGTCTCCTGGAAGGGCCGCTGCTCCGAGTTCAAGGACAACATCGACGTCGTCGCCGGCATCGGCGAGCGCCTCGGCTGCACCGCCTTCAATGCCCTCTACGGCAACCGCCAGGAGGAATTCAGCCCGGAGGAGCAGGACGAACTCGCAGCCAAGAACCTGGCCGCGGCAGCCGAGGGCGTGGCCCGCATCGGCGGCACCGTCCTCCTCGAACCCGTCAGCGGAGCCCCGCGTTACCCGCTCCTCAAGGCCCAGGATGCGCTCGACGTGATCGCCAGGGTCAAGGCGGAATCCGGCGCCCAGAACATCAAACTACTCGCGGACTTCTACCACCTGGCCGTCAACGGGGACGACGTCGCCGCGGTCATCGAGAACCACGCCAAGGACTTCGGCCACATCCAGATTGCCGACAACCCCGGCCGCGGGGCTCCCGGAACCGGTGAGCTTCCCCTCGGCGAGTGGATCGCCCGCAGCCGAGAACTAGGCTACGACGGCTACATCGGCCTCGAATACAAGGAACCGCAGGAATCCGCCTTCAGCTGGGCGATCCGCGAACACGCCGCATCCTAG
- a CDS encoding 2-hydroxy-3-oxopropionate reductase, giving the protein MSNVAVIGLGIMGLPMAINLVKAGHTVTGFNRSQDKIDKLVSEGGKGASSIADAVKDADVVITMVPDSPDVEGVVSGADGVFANAKQGTLWIDASSIRPDVAKRLSDDATAAGIRPLDAPVSGGEQGAIDAILSIMVGGEKADFEAAQDVLNAVGKTIVYVGPSGSGQTVKAANQLIVAVNIEVLGEAIAFLEAYGVDTDAALKVLGGGLAGSKVLDQKGQKMLDRNFDPGFRLALHHKDLGIVTSAAREANVSIPLGAVVAQLVAATVNQGDGGLDHSGLFKQVLQLSGRE; this is encoded by the coding sequence ATGAGCAACGTTGCAGTCATCGGACTCGGAATCATGGGCCTGCCCATGGCCATCAACCTCGTCAAGGCCGGCCACACCGTCACCGGCTTCAACCGCAGCCAGGACAAGATCGACAAGCTCGTCTCCGAAGGCGGCAAGGGCGCCTCCAGCATCGCCGACGCCGTCAAGGACGCCGACGTCGTCATCACCATGGTGCCGGACTCCCCCGACGTCGAAGGCGTCGTCAGCGGCGCGGACGGTGTCTTCGCCAACGCCAAGCAGGGCACCCTCTGGATTGACGCGTCCAGCATCCGCCCCGACGTCGCCAAGCGCCTGTCAGACGATGCAACCGCAGCGGGCATCCGTCCCCTCGATGCCCCGGTTTCCGGCGGCGAACAGGGTGCCATCGACGCCATCCTCTCCATCATGGTCGGCGGCGAGAAGGCCGACTTCGAGGCAGCGCAGGACGTCCTGAACGCCGTCGGCAAGACCATCGTCTACGTCGGCCCCTCCGGCTCCGGCCAGACCGTCAAGGCAGCCAACCAGCTGATCGTCGCGGTCAACATCGAGGTCCTCGGCGAAGCCATCGCGTTCCTTGAGGCCTATGGCGTGGACACCGACGCCGCCCTCAAGGTCCTCGGCGGCGGCCTGGCCGGCTCCAAGGTCCTGGACCAGAAGGGCCAGAAGATGCTGGACCGCAACTTCGACCCCGGCTTCCGCCTCGCCCTGCACCACAAGGACCTCGGCATCGTCACCTCCGCCGCCCGCGAAGCCAACGTCTCCATCCCGCTCGGCGCCGTCGTCGCCCAGCTCGTCGCCGCCACCGTCAACCAGGGCGACGGCGGCCTGGACCACTCGGGACTTTTCAAGCAGGTCCTGCAGCTCTCCGGCCGGGAGTAA
- the gcl gene encoding glyoxylate carboligase, which produces MTKMRTVDAAIAILEKEGATEAFGLPGAAINPFYSAMRAHGGIRHTLARHVEGASHMADGYSRAADGNIGICIGTSGPAGTDMITGLYAAWADSIPMLCITGQAPVAKLHKEDFQAVDIESIAKPVTKMAMTILEPGQVPGAFQKAFQLMRSGRPGPVLLDLPIDVQMAEIEFDIDTYEPLPVEKPKASRKQLEKALDMLTAGARPLIVAGGGIINAGASAQLVELAELLNVPVIPTLMGWGAIPDDHELMAGMVGLQTSHRYGNENFLRSDFVIGIGNRWANRHTGGLDTYTAGRTFVHIDIEPTQIGRVFSPDFGIASDAGAAVDGLLELARERQAAGTLPDYKGWVAECAGRKATLHRKTHFDNVPIKPQRVYEEMNKAFGKDTTYVSTIGLSQIAGAQMLHVFGARRWINAGQAGPLGWTAPAALGVVRGKPGETVVALSGDYDFQFMIEELAVGAQFNLPYIHVVVNNSYLGLIRQSQRGFNMEQNVSLGFDNINSPETEGYGVDHIKVAEGLGCKAIRVTSPEDMPAAFDKAKALMGEFQVPVVVEVILEKVTNISMGLEINAVNEFEELAATAADAPTAILALQD; this is translated from the coding sequence ATGACCAAGATGCGCACCGTAGACGCTGCCATCGCCATCCTGGAAAAGGAGGGCGCCACCGAGGCGTTCGGCCTGCCGGGTGCGGCGATCAACCCGTTCTACTCCGCCATGCGGGCCCACGGCGGCATCCGCCACACGCTGGCCCGGCACGTTGAAGGCGCCAGCCACATGGCCGACGGCTACTCCCGCGCAGCAGACGGCAACATCGGCATCTGCATCGGCACCTCCGGCCCCGCCGGCACCGACATGATCACCGGCCTCTACGCCGCATGGGCAGACTCCATCCCCATGCTCTGCATCACCGGCCAGGCCCCCGTTGCCAAGCTGCACAAGGAAGACTTCCAGGCCGTGGACATCGAGTCCATCGCCAAGCCCGTCACCAAGATGGCCATGACCATCCTGGAGCCCGGCCAGGTTCCCGGCGCGTTCCAGAAGGCCTTCCAGCTGATGCGTTCCGGCCGCCCCGGCCCGGTCCTGCTGGACCTGCCGATCGACGTGCAGATGGCCGAGATCGAATTCGACATCGACACCTACGAGCCGCTTCCCGTTGAAAAGCCCAAGGCCTCCCGCAAGCAGCTGGAAAAGGCACTGGACATGCTGACCGCGGGTGCGCGCCCGCTGATCGTGGCCGGCGGCGGCATCATCAACGCCGGCGCCTCCGCGCAGCTGGTGGAACTGGCCGAGCTGCTGAATGTTCCCGTCATCCCCACACTGATGGGCTGGGGCGCCATCCCGGACGACCACGAGCTGATGGCCGGCATGGTGGGCCTGCAGACCTCCCACCGCTATGGCAACGAGAACTTCCTGCGCAGCGACTTCGTGATCGGCATCGGCAACCGCTGGGCCAACCGCCACACCGGCGGGCTGGACACGTACACCGCCGGCCGCACGTTCGTGCACATCGACATCGAGCCCACCCAGATCGGCCGCGTGTTCTCCCCGGACTTCGGCATCGCCTCGGACGCGGGCGCAGCCGTGGACGGCTTGCTGGAACTGGCCCGCGAACGCCAAGCCGCCGGAACCCTCCCGGACTACAAGGGCTGGGTTGCCGAGTGCGCCGGGCGCAAGGCCACCCTGCACCGCAAGACCCACTTCGACAACGTGCCGATCAAGCCGCAGCGCGTGTACGAGGAGATGAACAAGGCGTTCGGCAAGGACACCACCTACGTGTCCACCATCGGCCTGTCCCAGATCGCCGGCGCCCAGATGCTGCACGTGTTCGGCGCCCGCAGGTGGATCAACGCCGGCCAGGCAGGCCCGCTGGGCTGGACCGCCCCGGCCGCCCTCGGCGTGGTTCGCGGCAAGCCGGGCGAGACCGTGGTGGCGCTGTCCGGCGACTACGACTTCCAGTTCATGATCGAGGAACTGGCCGTGGGCGCGCAGTTCAACCTGCCGTACATCCACGTGGTGGTGAACAACTCCTACCTGGGCCTGATCCGCCAGTCCCAGCGCGGGTTCAACATGGAGCAGAACGTGTCCCTGGGCTTCGACAACATCAACTCCCCCGAGACCGAGGGCTACGGCGTGGACCACATCAAGGTGGCCGAGGGCCTGGGCTGCAAGGCCATCCGGGTGACCAGCCCGGAGGACATGCCGGCCGCGTTCGACAAGGCCAAGGCCCTCATGGGCGAATTCCAGGTTCCGGTGGTGGTTGAAGTGATCCTGGAAAAGGTCACCAACATCTCCATGGGCCTGGAGATCAACGCCGTGAACGAGTTCGAGGAGCTGGCCGCCACCGCCGCCGACGCCCCCACCGCCATCCTGGCCCTGCAGGACTAA